One Natronorubrum halophilum genomic window, CCAACAGCGTGTGTTCGCGTCCCGCGTTATCCGTCGCCGTACATTCGATATTGGTCAACACGCCCGCATCCTCGAGTTCGTCGCGATCGAAGAGTTCCGGGCCGAGTAGCTCCTCGATCGACCCCATCTCGTGGATCTCGTCGTCGGAGTAGCCGAAGATGAAGTGGACGTTCGGGCAGACGTAGGTGAACTCGCCCGCGTCGTTCGTGATGAGGACGGTGTCGGTCATGTTGTTGAGCGTCACCCGATGGAGCGCTTCGGACTCGCGCAACTCCCGCTCGAGTCGTGCCCGTTCGGTAACGTCGATCGCCCGCACGAGCAGGGAGACGACGGTCCCCGAATCGTCGGAGACCGGACGGATCGTCACCTCGAGCGTGTGCGGGTCGCTCACTTCGTCGCCGTTGTCGTCGCCGTCGAACCGGGGCTGCGTCACCTCTCGCCGTACGACCTCGCCGGTCGCCGCCTGTTCGACCGCGTCCCGGAGTACTTCGCGACCGTCTCCGGTGCGCTCCCACCACGGTGACGCCGAGAGCGGACGATCTGTGACGTCGTCCACGGTCGCGTCGATCGCTTCGAGAGCGCTTTCGCTCGCCCGACGGACGCGTCCGTCGGGCGCGGTCACCCAGGAGTACGCCTCCGGATCGTCGAATATCGCGTCAAACTGATGGGCCCGTTCCCGTCGGTCTCGCCGCTCCCGCCCCGTTTCGATCGCCCGCTCGAGCGCTGCCGCGAGATCCTCGTCGCGTCGGTCTCGAGGGACGTACTCCGTGACGCCGGCCGCGATCGCCTCGCTCGCGAGCCGTTCGTCGCCGTCTTCGGGCGCGAGCACGACCGGACAGTCCGGTTCCCGATCGCGAATTCGCTCGAGGAGCTCCAGACCGCTCGCGTCCGAGAGCAGTTGCGGCGTCAGGACGCAGCCGACGGGGTTCGCCTCGAGCGCCTCGAGGGCCGCGTCTGCAGTCGATGCCGTGATCGCGCCGACCCCGTCGCCGAGTCCGCTTTCGAGGACGTTCGAGAGCGACTCCGCGTCGGCGGGTGTCGCGCTCTCATCGGGAGTGACGACGAGGAGACTTGCGTCGTCGACGGTCCGTTCGGAAACCATTCGTCGCCCGTAGGTGCCCACGGTGATAGAATCCATCGCTTTTCCTCACCGTACGGAAACCGATCGGGACGGTACCGCGGGTCGCTCCGGATCCGAATCGGATCGATGCGTGTTCCCGTCTCGAGGCGCTACAAACCGATATGCGCGTTGCCGTCACCGTCGACGATCGGGAACCGACGGGAGTCGTCGATGCCGTTCGCGGCCATCCCGATGTAACGGAGATCATCGTTGACCGGCTACCAGCCGGCGACCTTGCGATCGATTCGGTCGGCTTCGAACGCAAAACGCTCAGAGACTACGTCAACAGCACGATGAGCCGGTCGGGTTCCGATCTGACCGATCAGGTCGAACGGATGACCGCCGCTTACGACCACTCCTACGTCCTGCTCGAGGGAGACTTCGACGACCTCGCGTCGCTGCGAACGGCCGTCTCCCCCGAATCGGTTCGCGGCTCGATGGCCTCGATCACGGCTCGCCACGAGGTTCCGGTCATCCCGTGTACGAATCGGACGCACCTGGTCGATTACGCGATCCGACTGGGCCGAAAGCACCTCGAGGAGCCCTCGAACCGCCAGTTAGCGGTCGGATCCGTCGCGAGTCGGCACGAACCCACGGCGAAGCGGATGTACGGCTGTATCGATGGAATCGGGCCCGGGCTCGCCACGACGCTGTACGAGCGATATCCCAGTATCCAAGCGTTGCTCGAGGCGAGCCTCGAGGATCTCGTGCGAATCGAAGGGATCGGCGAGACGCGAGCGCAGACGATCTATGCCGCGTTTCGCGAGGGTGACGGGAGAGTGAGCAGGACGGATCAGAACTAACGCACAGCCGCTGGAGCGCGGTTTCAGCCCGTGTGGCAGGCTTTTTCAGTACCGTTCGTTAGGCGTACTTCTTCCACACCTCGCTCATCGGCACCCACCCCTCCTCGGGATCGACGCGGCCCGCGAGGACGGCGTTGAGGACGGCACCCAAGAGGAGACAGAGGCCGCCGAGGTAGACCCAGGTGAGGACGAGCAAGATGGCACCGGCGATACCGAACAGCGCGACGCTCCCGGAAGTCGCGACGTAGATTCGGAAGCCGACCGCCAGAACGGTCCAGGAGAGGGCGGCGAACGCCGTTCCCGGCAGTACTTCGCCCACCGAGACGTCGAGTTGGGGAAAGAGGTAGTACATCGGGAGAAAGACGGCCAGCAGCAGGCCAGCGAGCAGCGCTGTACTGGCGGTAGTCGCCCAGATTCCGCCGACGAGCACCGAGAGGCTAATACCGACGACGCTGACCAGTGCGACGCCCGCTGTGAGCGTCAGCGTTACGAGCACGACATTGAGCGCCGTTACGAGCGTCACCGTCGCGGCCGTGTTCATGTACGACTCGCTCTTTCTCGAGCCGTAGACGTCCGTAAACGCGCTGTTTACGGCCTGGAACAGACGGACCGCGCTCCAGAGTAAGATGACCAGTGCGAGCAGCGCCGCCCGTAACCGGTTAGCACCGGTCCCGACGGCCCCCTCGAGTCCGCCGTCGGTTACCGTCCCCTCGAGACCGGTCGCCGTCTCGAGGGTCTCGATCAGTGGCTCGAGCGAGTCGACGAGCGTGATCCCGACGAGCGCGAGGATGACCAGCGGGACGAGGGTGTTGAACGCGTGGTAGGCCAGCCCAGCGGATTTGACGCTGATCTGGCGTTCGCGAGCGACTGCGGCGACGTCACGAACGAGTGAGCGGGGACTCGAGTCGGCCATGTTTCCATATCGACGGAGGCCCGGAAATTGCTTTGGCCGGCACGGAGCGTACTACGGCGGAACGGCTCGCAGCAAAAACGGTGGCCGGTGCGCGGGAAGCGCTATTCGTCGTGGACGACCGACTGCACGTGGCCGACTACGCCGTTTTTCAGTTCGACCGTCGGTCCTTCAGGGTCGTCTTCGTAGATCGTCGCGACCTCGCCGATGATCGGCTCCTGATCCTCGGATCGAACGTCCTGGTCCCCCTGAACGATCTCGACGGTGAGTCCCTGTCGCAGGTCCTCGGCGGTTGGTCGTTCGTTGGACATGGCAAAATGTGGGTCGGTTGCGTCGAAAAGGATAATGCCTGCATTCGCCTCGGATATGACCTCCACTCGCGGCGGACGGCGACGCTGTCCTCGGCTCGTGACTACTCGTCGTCGAACTCGAGAGCCACCGAGTTGATGCAGTAGCGCTTTCCGGTGGGTTCGGGGCCGTCGTCGAAAACGTGGCCGAGGTGACCGCCGCAGTTCGCACAGACGACCTCCGTGCGTCGCATCCCGTGGCTGGTATCCCGACGAGTCTCGACGTGGCCGTCGTCGACATCGTAGAAGCTGGGCCAGCCGCAGCCGGATTCGAACTTCGTCTCGGAGTCGAACAGTTCGGCTCCACAGCCGGCACAGACGTAACTTCCGTCGGCCTTGTGATCGACGTACTCTCCGCTGAATGGGGCTTCAGTCCCGGCTTCCCGAAGGATTCGATACTCCTCCTCGCTCAGTTCGGATCGCCACTCGGCATCCGACGTGGGGCGATCGCTGCTGGAGGCACTCTCTTGGGAATGTTCGTTCGTTTCGTGTTCCATGCACTGAACTAGACGCGTGAGCCCCAAGAGTCTGTCTGCGTTTCGGCGACAGATTTACCGACTCGTGATTACGTCCGTGCTCAGACAGTCGGGACACTGTGTCATCCGACCCAGTTTCGGGACGTCGATGCGCTGCCACGCGTCGTCTCCGCCGGGGGCTTCGAATCCACAGTTTCGACACCGCGACTGGCCGATACTGGCTGATTCGCTCACCATACGCGATACTATGGTACCCTCTCGCATAGGCATTGTTCACGCTATTCCAGAACGTCCGAAGAACTGACCGGTTCTCGGATCGATCGATACCCGTCAGTCGGAGTGCGACGAAAACGGTTCGATTCGGCTCTGTCCGTAAGTCGTCGTTCCGCCGGATGACTGATCGGTACCCTCGTCAGTACATCCATCGCCGCCCACGGACGACATCCGCTCCTCGTCATCAACGAGCGCGTCGATCCGGTCGACGACGTCGACCGTCCGCTCGCCGTCGCGACAGGGGGCGACGTGGAGGAGATCGCCATCGTCGTCGAACTCCGCGAGTGCGACCGTCGGCAGTTTCCAGACGTCGTGACACTCGCTCGTGATCGTCGATTCGATATGCGTCTCTCGAAAGAACGGCTCGAGTCGTCGACCGGTACGAGCGGCCCACGACTCGAACGCCTGAAGTCGCGTTTCGATCCGCCGAAGGTGCGGGATCCGTTCGGTGTGTCGGGTTTGCCCGACTTCCTTCCCCCAGACACGGACCTCGACCGACTCGATCGACTCGCAGGCCTCGAGTTCGTCGAGTCCATCGAGGGCGCGTTCCGTAAGTGGGCTCGCGCTCGCGGGTGCAAACGATCGGATCCACAACTCGACCGTCTTCGGCGTAGTACTGTGTTCGGACACGCGTTATCTGACGTGGCTGTCCACGGATGTCTACAAAAGTGTTGACGTAGCCATCATTTCTCCAGACCTATCGTCTCGAGCGACTCGTAGCGAGTGGCCGGTCGGCGGGTCGGTCCACAACGCACACATTCACGGTCCTCGGTCGCCAACCCCCTCTCAATGACAGTTTCGCGAACCGTCGAACTCGAGGGCCACATCATCGACTCGGGGACGATGGGCATGTGTTTCGGGGTCGTGATGGATATGGGCGGCGAGTTCGAAGTCGAAGAGTTCGAAGTCGGTCGCCACAAACACGCCGAGACGTACTGCCGAATGCGCGTGCTGGCCGACTCTCAGGAGAACCTGCGGGCCATTCTCCACGAACTCAACCAGCAGGGCGCGACGGTCGCCGATCCACGGGATGCGACGCTCGAGGCGGCCCCGGAAGACGGGGTCGTTCCGGTCGATTTCTATTCGACGACGAACCACCCGACGTTCGTTCGCGTCGACGGCAAGTGGGTGAAGGTCGAGGACATCGAGATGGATTGCGCCCTGATCGTTGAGCGGTCCGCCACCGCGGATCCGCGGACCGCCGATGATACCGACGGAGGCCGCGATAGCGACAGTCCGCGCGTCTACACGAAAGTCCTCAACGCCGTCGACGAGGGCGACCTCGTCGTCACCGGCGAGACTGGAATCCGTGTCGAACCGCCCGAACGCCCCCGAAACGGCGGCGGCTCCTTTGGTTTCATGCAAGGTGGCGTCTCGAGCGAGCGACCCTCCGCGTCGCTGATCGAGGATATCGCCAATGAGATCCGTGAGGTCAACGCCAACGGCGGAAACGTACTCGTCGTCTGCGGCCCGGCGATCGTCCACTCCGGCGGTCGAGACGCGCTCGCGGATCTCGTCCGTGCAGGACATATCGACGGACTGAGCGCCGGCAACGGGTTCGCCGTCCACGACTTGGAGCGGGACCTCTATGGAACCTCGTTAGGAGTTGATACGGAAAGTCTCGAGCACCCGCGAAAAGGGCACAAACACCACATCTACACGATCAGCGAGATCGCCCGCCTCGGCGGGATCGAGGCCGCAGTTGACGAGGGGATCGTCGACGAGGGAGTGATGTACGAGTGCATCGAAAACGACGTCCCGTACGTTCTCGCAGGCTCTATCCGCGACGACGGCCCGCTTCCAGACACGATCACCGACTCGATCGAGGCCCAGGACGCGATCCGCGAGCAGGCTCAGCGGGCAGATCTCGTGCTCATGCTCTCGACGTTGCTCCACTCCGTCGCCGTCGGCAACTGCCTTCCCTCGACCACCAAAACCGTCTGTGTCGACATCAATCCCGCAACGGTTACGCAGTTGCTCGATCGCGGCAGCGCACAGGCCATCGGTATGGTCACCGATATCGGGACGTTCATTCCGATGCTTCGCGACGAGTTGCTCGAATAGCGACCGTTCCGGCAACCAGATAGTAGTACTATCCGAACAGTATCTTTCGGTAATTTAATAGTTGCCCTTGGTTATATCATGGAGAGACGTTCGAACCGAACGCGCCGGCAGTGGCTCGTCGCTTGTGGTGGTGCAACCGCAGGCCTGACGGCGCTCGCCGGGTGTACAGATAGTGACGACGAAGACGATTCGGGTAACGGAGACGACGAAGACGGCGACGGAGAGCAAACCGTCGACGGAGATTCCGATGAAGCGGCCAGTGGTACGTGGCCCATGTCCCGGTTTACCGCGGACAATCGGATGGTAGCCGAAGACCGGAGCGGACCAGACGGCCCGCTCGAGGAGCGCTGGACGATCGAAATGGACGAGGTGAATTTCTCGGGTCCCGTTGTCGGTAATGGTCTCGTATACGTCGCCGACGATCGGTCGACACTCCACGCGATCGAGCTGGCAAGCAGTGAGACCGAGTGGGAATTCGACGACGCGGAGGCGTCACCGACGACACCAGCAGTTACCAATGATGCCATCTATTTTCTAACGGATACACTCTATGCGATCGATCCTGAGAAGGGTGATGAACTGTGGTCGATCGAATTGGGATCGAGTGGTTCTGGCGACATTCGGGTTTTTGAGGATATCGTGTACGTCCACAACGACGGAGAGTTGTACGCGATCGATGTCAGTAACGAAGCGATCATTTGGGAAGGAGAGGCCGGCGAGACGCAGGATATCGCAGTTGGAGACGACGGAACGTTCTACGTGATTCGACGCACGAAAAATGGTCACGACTACGAAACGATAGCCTTCAATATTGGAGAAGATGATAACCAGTGG contains:
- a CDS encoding ERCC4 domain-containing protein, with product MRVAVTVDDREPTGVVDAVRGHPDVTEIIVDRLPAGDLAIDSVGFERKTLRDYVNSTMSRSGSDLTDQVERMTAAYDHSYVLLEGDFDDLASLRTAVSPESVRGSMASITARHEVPVIPCTNRTHLVDYAIRLGRKHLEEPSNRQLAVGSVASRHEPTAKRMYGCIDGIGPGLATTLYERYPSIQALLEASLEDLVRIEGIGETRAQTIYAAFREGDGRVSRTDQN
- a CDS encoding YihY/virulence factor BrkB family protein — its product is MADSSPRSLVRDVAAVARERQISVKSAGLAYHAFNTLVPLVILALVGITLVDSLEPLIETLETATGLEGTVTDGGLEGAVGTGANRLRAALLALVILLWSAVRLFQAVNSAFTDVYGSRKSESYMNTAATVTLVTALNVVLVTLTLTAGVALVSVVGISLSVLVGGIWATTASTALLAGLLLAVFLPMYYLFPQLDVSVGEVLPGTAFAALSWTVLAVGFRIYVATSGSVALFGIAGAILLVLTWVYLGGLCLLLGAVLNAVLAGRVDPEEGWVPMSEVWKKYA
- a CDS encoding DUF2196 domain-containing protein, encoding MSNERPTAEDLRQGLTVEIVQGDQDVRSEDQEPIIGEVATIYEDDPEGPTVELKNGVVGHVQSVVHDE
- the msrB gene encoding peptide-methionine (R)-S-oxide reductase MsrB codes for the protein MEHETNEHSQESASSSDRPTSDAEWRSELSEEEYRILREAGTEAPFSGEYVDHKADGSYVCAGCGAELFDSETKFESGCGWPSFYDVDDGHVETRRDTSHGMRRTEVVCANCGGHLGHVFDDGPEPTGKRYCINSVALEFDDE
- a CDS encoding HTH domain-containing protein, with amino-acid sequence MSEHSTTPKTVELWIRSFAPASASPLTERALDGLDELEACESIESVEVRVWGKEVGQTRHTERIPHLRRIETRLQAFESWAARTGRRLEPFFRETHIESTITSECHDVWKLPTVALAEFDDDGDLLHVAPCRDGERTVDVVDRIDALVDDEERMSSVGGDGCTDEGTDQSSGGTTTYGQSRIEPFSSHSD
- a CDS encoding ornithine cyclodeaminase, nickel-pincer nucleotide-dependent, which gives rise to MTVSRTVELEGHIIDSGTMGMCFGVVMDMGGEFEVEEFEVGRHKHAETYCRMRVLADSQENLRAILHELNQQGATVADPRDATLEAAPEDGVVPVDFYSTTNHPTFVRVDGKWVKVEDIEMDCALIVERSATADPRTADDTDGGRDSDSPRVYTKVLNAVDEGDLVVTGETGIRVEPPERPRNGGGSFGFMQGGVSSERPSASLIEDIANEIREVNANGGNVLVVCGPAIVHSGGRDALADLVRAGHIDGLSAGNGFAVHDLERDLYGTSLGVDTESLEHPRKGHKHHIYTISEIARLGGIEAAVDEGIVDEGVMYECIENDVPYVLAGSIRDDGPLPDTITDSIEAQDAIREQAQRADLVLMLSTLLHSVAVGNCLPSTTKTVCVDINPATVTQLLDRGSAQAIGMVTDIGTFIPMLRDELLE
- a CDS encoding PQQ-binding-like beta-propeller repeat protein; this encodes MERRSNRTRRQWLVACGGATAGLTALAGCTDSDDEDDSGNGDDEDGDGEQTVDGDSDEAASGTWPMSRFTADNRMVAEDRSGPDGPLEERWTIEMDEVNFSGPVVGNGLVYVADDRSTLHAIELASSETEWEFDDAEASPTTPAVTNDAIYFLTDTLYAIDPEKGDELWSIELGSSGSGDIRVFEDIVYVHNDGELYAIDVSNEAIIWEGEAGETQDIAVGDDGTFYVIRRTKNGHDYETIAFNIGEDDNQWTYSPSGNVSSGFGLLIRDGTIYINEMDTVIAIDGKTGEAKDIIEYEQTSETVPTTGSAPTIVNGTLYSAAPTGYSAVHAAELENGEEPTAWHSDALESGPTGHQPFVTDDTLYIWRDFGYVHLDALNPETGEQQWTTHTTDHLNLIGGTIKGYAILEESVLFTYSAGSGSAIGALEAE